Proteins found in one Triticum urartu cultivar G1812 chromosome 4, Tu2.1, whole genome shotgun sequence genomic segment:
- the LOC125553304 gene encoding phenolic glucoside malonyltransferase 2-like encodes MGADSNLRVLDAGIVRPSNLQLPPCSLPLTFFDVKWLRPPPVQRLYLYRLHHHQDTTHLISDLKASLSKALTLFYPLAGHVRLTPPGAPNSNRYELFYQPGDGVSFTVAECDADIDDLSQDNPVQVAKLAPLVPPLPKGRAVLAVQATVLSAGQGLALGVTVHHTACDGASSTHFMDTWAAACAGADMPPTPVIDRTLIADPRGLYDIYCKGLPSDDEIEFVRSSVSSIPDDQLLATFTLPQELLHGVKNMLADEAAKQGAPSPRCSSLLAAFSFMWSCYCRAKQEQNQTKTTYFLFSVDHRARLKPPVPDRYLGNCLGPAIAAARHDEIAATGKGGLLVAFMALSDALQQEVGEGSQDRWDVCVERVKDAVKSGVLSVADSPRFRVYSLDFGFGKPAKVDVLSVAKTSAISVEEARNHGGGIEVGISLPTTSMESFQRCFADAMQELAGL; translated from the coding sequence ATGGGTGCTGATAGCAATCTCCGGGTCCTAGACGCCGGCATTGTCAGGCCGTCCAACCTCCAACTCCCACCATGCTCACTCCCGCTCACATTCTTTGACGTCAAATGGCTCCGCCCGCCGCCCGTCCAGCGCCTCTACCTCTACCGCCTCCACCACCACCAAGACACCACCCACCTAATCTCTGACCTCAAGGCCTCGCTCTCCAAGGCCCTCACCCTCTTCTACCCGCTTGCCGGCCATGTCCGCCTCACCCCGCCGGGCGCTCCCAACAGCAACCGCTACGAGCTCTTCTACCAGCCCGGCGACGGTGTCTCCTTCACCGTCGCCGAGTGCGACGCCGACATCGATGACCTTTCCCAGGACAATCCCGTCCAGGTGGCCAAGCTCGCGCCTCTGGTGCCACCGCTGCCCAAAGGCCGTGCCGTGCTCGCCGTGCAGGCCACGGTGCTATCCGCGGGGCAAGGCCTCGCTCTTGGTGTCACCGTGCATCACACCGCCTGCGACGGTGCCAGCTCCACTCATTTCATGGACACCTGGGCTGCGGCCTGCGCTGGCGCCGACATGCCGCCAACTCCCGTCATTGACCGCACGCTCATCGCCGACCCCAGAGGTCTATACGACATCTACTGCAAAGGACTGCCGAGCGACGACGAGATCGAGTTCGTGCGCAGCAGTGTGTCCTCTATCCCAGACGACCAGCTCCTCGCCACATTCACACTGCCTCAGGAGCTCCTACACGGCGTCAAGAATATGCTTGCCGATGAGGCTGCCAAGCAGGGCGCGCCATCTCCCAGATGCTCGTCGCTGCTCGCCGCCTTCAGTTTCATGTGGTCCTGCTACTGCCGAGCCAAACAGGAACAAAACCAAACAAAAACAACCTACTTCCTCTTCTCTGTGGATCACCGAGCGCGGTTGAAGCCGCCCGTCCCTGACAGGTACCTAGGGAACTGCCTAGGTCCGGCCATCGCTGCCGCGCGCCATGACGAGATTGCGGCTACCGGCAAGGGAGGCCTCTTGGTGGCATTCATGGCATTGTCCGACGCCCTCCAGCAAGAGGTGGGCGAGGGGTCACAGGACAGGTGGGATGTGTGTGTTGAGCGGGTGAAGGACGCGGTGAAATCTGGTGTGCTCTCCGTCGCGGATTCACCGAGGTTCCGTGTGTACAGCCTCGATTTCGGGTTCGGGAAGCCGGCGAAGGTGGACGTGTTGTCCGTGGCAAAAACCAGCGCGATATCGGTGGAGGAGGCGCGCAACCACGGTGGTGGCATCGAGGTGGGAATCTCATTGCCGACAACAAGCATGGAGAGTTTTCAGCGGTGTTTTGCCGATGCCATGCAAGAGCTAGCGGGTCTATAG
- the LOC125550100 gene encoding phenolic glucoside malonyltransferase 2-like — protein sequence MGADSNLRVLHTALVTPSDDDLPPHSLPLTFFDVKWLRGPPVQRLFLYRLQDHHHHHASVQQLISDLRASLSKALNLFYPLAGHVCLAPDTNRYELFYQPGDGVSFTVAEYDADIDDLTSDGPVQVAMLAPLVPSLPKGRAVLALQATVLLGGRGLALGVTMHHTAGDDASSTHLLHTWAALCNGAVEMPPPPVLDHTLVADPRGLYHIYCQGMPSGGNEIEFVTTSVSSVPDDQLVATFTLSQEILTAIKDALAGEATRHGAPPRRCSSTLAAYSFIWSCYYRAKQEQEQSQAKTTHFLFSVDHRARLKPPLPATYFGNCSIPAIAVACHDQLTASGTGGLFRAFTAIANALEEVVGEGSQERWDGCGKRVMEAAKAGMMFVVGSPRFRVYQVDFGFGRPAKVVAVSGAMPGAMPVADARNGDGGVEVGLTFPAGGMQHFQRCFADAMHAIGM from the coding sequence ATGGGTGCCGATAGCAATCTCCGGGTCCTGCACACCGCCCTTGTCACGCCATCCGACGACGACCTCCCGCCGCACTCCCTCCCGCTCACCTTCTTCGACGTCAAATGGCTCCGCGGGCCGCCCGTCCAGCGCCTCTTCCTCTACCGTCTCCaggaccaccaccaccaccacgccagtGTCCAGCAGCTAATCTCCGACCTCAGGGCATCCCTCTCCAAGGCGCTCAACCTCTTCTACCCGCTCGCCGGCCATGTCTGTCTCGCCCCCGACACCAACCGCTACGAGCTCTTCTATCAGCCGGGCGATGGCGTCTCCTTCACCGTCGCCGAGTATGACGCCGACATCGACGATCTCACCAGCGATGGCCCCGTGCAGGTCGCCATGCTCGCGCCTCTCGTGCCGTCGCTTCCCAAGGGCCGCGCCGTGCTCGCCCTGCAGGCCACAGTGCTGCTCGGTGGGCGGGGCCTCGCGCTCGGCGTAACTATGCACCACACCGCCGGTGACGACGCCAGCTCCACCCACCTCCTGCACACCTGGGCCGCCCTCTGCAACGGTGCTGTCGAAATGCCGCCGCCACCCGTGTTGGACCATACGCTCGTCGCTGACCCCAGGGGCCTCTACCACATCTACTGCCAAGGAATGCCCAGCGGCGGCAACGAGATCGAGTTCGTGACCACCAGCGTGTCCTCTGTCCCCGACGACCAGCTCGTCGCCACCTTCACGCTGTCTCAAGAAATCCTAACTGCCATCAAGGACGCGCTCGCCGGAGAGGCGACGAGGCACGGTGCGCCGCCGCGGAGATGCTCGTCGACGCTCGCCGCCTACAGCTTCATCTGGTCCTGCTACTACCGAGCCAAACAGGAACAGGAACAAAGCCAAGCAAAAACAACCCACTTCCTCTTCTCCGTGGATCACCGGGCGCGGTTGAAGCCGCCCCTCCCCGCCACATACTTTGGGAACTGCAGCATCCCGGCCATTGCCGTCGCGTGCCACGACCAGCTCACGGCATCCGGCACGGGAGGCCTCTTCCGGGCATTCACGGCGATCGCGAACGCGCTCGAGGAAGTGGTGGGTGAGGGGTCGCAGGAGAGGTGGGACGGATGCGGCAAGAGGGTGATGGAGGCCGCAAAGGCCGGCATGATGTTCGTGGTGGGGTCGCCGAGGTTCCGCGTGTATCAGGTCGACTTTGGGTTCGGAAGGCCGGCAAAGGTGGTGGCGGTGTCTGGAGCGATGCCTGGCGCGATGCCGGTGGCAGATGCACGCAACGGCGATGGTGGTGTCGAGGTGGGACTAACGTTTCCTGCGGGCGGCATGCAGCATTTCCAGCGGTGCTTTGCCGATGCCATGCATGCGATCGGCATGTAA